A DNA window from Paenibacillus andongensis contains the following coding sequences:
- a CDS encoding GerAB/ArcD/ProY family transporter has protein sequence MKTGSPPKRLMFSSFLVYFVILANQVGTGLAGFQRIIFKSAGHDAWISVCMAGAWSHLTVWVMLRTLKMNPNLDLYEVHKDIYGRYFGGIINALIMLYMFTAVILISRNYVEMVQTWIFPDLSTWLLSTFLAMLITYGVHGGIRIVVGISFMSVIFTIWLIVFLYFPVRYAEWTHLTPIMEASISELTQGMLEMSLTIVGFEILMFVYPFIRNKERAPLAAHLGLFTTTLIYAAVMVVTLVYFSPGQLSKTVWATFSLFKIVEFPFLERFEYVAISIWMLIVLPNLMLYMWAASKGIKRIFGWKQKYALYTFAFILVIVSLFFKTRIQINTLNDIFSKVALIFVFGYPWVLYAAVLLKRHFQKKRGGI, from the coding sequence GTGAAGACTGGTAGTCCTCCAAAGAGATTAATGTTTAGTTCATTTCTCGTATACTTTGTTATTCTTGCTAATCAAGTAGGAACTGGTTTGGCAGGATTTCAGCGTATCATTTTCAAATCAGCAGGGCACGATGCATGGATATCCGTCTGTATGGCTGGTGCATGGTCTCATCTGACGGTTTGGGTTATGCTGCGAACTTTAAAGATGAATCCGAACCTGGACCTCTACGAAGTTCACAAGGACATATATGGTCGATATTTCGGGGGGATAATTAACGCATTGATTATGCTTTACATGTTTACTGCTGTCATACTGATATCCCGCAATTATGTGGAGATGGTCCAAACCTGGATATTCCCGGACCTGTCAACATGGCTCCTGAGCACTTTTTTGGCTATGTTAATTACTTATGGCGTTCATGGCGGGATTCGGATTGTGGTTGGGATCTCGTTTATGTCGGTAATTTTTACAATATGGTTGATTGTATTTCTGTACTTTCCTGTTCGTTATGCCGAATGGACACATCTTACACCGATAATGGAAGCAAGCATTTCCGAATTAACTCAAGGCATGTTGGAAATGTCACTGACCATCGTCGGATTCGAAATTCTGATGTTTGTATATCCTTTTATTCGAAATAAAGAACGTGCCCCTTTGGCCGCTCATTTGGGACTTTTTACAACCACGCTCATTTATGCTGCTGTTATGGTTGTCACGCTAGTATACTTCAGTCCTGGACAATTATCGAAGACCGTTTGGGCTACGTTCAGCTTGTTTAAGATTGTAGAGTTTCCTTTTCTGGAACGTTTTGAGTATGTAGCAATCAGTATATGGATGTTGATAGTCCTACCAAACTTAATGTTGTACATGTGGGCTGCTTCCAAAGGAATTAAACGAATATTTGGCTGGAAGCAAAAATATGCCCTTTATACTTTTGCCTTTATATTAGTTATTGTATCGCTCTTTTTTAAAACACGCATTCAGATTAATACTTTAAATGACATTTTTTCGAAAGTGGCTCTGATCTTTGTATTTGGTTATCCCTGGGTACTTTACGCAGCTGTTCTGCTCAAACGACATTTTCAGAAGAAAAGAGGAGGGATCTGA
- a CDS encoding C40 family peptidase — translation MKHTKKFLAIVSCILVLTGCGKGNVAPQKVGVSTQQGGMDNRILDPNITNQDLLLQRGDANIELEQRGYRAQDAASSTNGSIKILGGSRELVKVTPNHSIQPKDGSYVENVLSQAASYFGTPYEFSSDRSDPSTFDCSDFTHWVYLSSLGMDIPKDSRSQATYVQTFSNRTYTSIDQAQRGDLLFFVSYTGTNPDNYIGVDKSIGSITHVGMYLGNGKIIHTASAATGGVRIDEVANNHLTYRFVLGGSVLDTK, via the coding sequence ATGAAACATACAAAAAAATTTCTTGCAATAGTAAGTTGTATACTTGTTTTAACCGGTTGTGGTAAAGGAAATGTTGCCCCTCAAAAGGTTGGAGTCTCCACACAACAAGGCGGTATGGATAATCGAATATTGGATCCTAACATAACAAATCAAGACTTGCTGCTTCAAAGAGGAGATGCCAACATTGAACTAGAACAACGTGGCTATCGGGCTCAAGATGCCGCTTCTTCCACGAATGGCTCAATCAAAATCCTCGGAGGATCACGTGAACTCGTTAAAGTTACACCAAATCACTCCATCCAGCCCAAAGATGGCAGTTATGTAGAGAATGTGCTCTCACAAGCGGCTAGTTACTTCGGAACTCCCTACGAATTTAGTTCGGATCGATCGGACCCATCCACTTTTGACTGCTCCGACTTCACACATTGGGTTTATCTTTCTTCTCTAGGGATGGATATCCCAAAAGATTCGCGTAGTCAAGCGACTTATGTTCAAACTTTTTCCAATCGGACATACACATCTATCGATCAAGCCCAGCGTGGAGATCTTCTCTTCTTTGTCAGTTATACAGGGACAAATCCGGATAACTACATCGGAGTAGATAAATCAATCGGAAGCATTACTCATGTAGGGATGTATTTGGGTAATGGAAAAATCATTCATACAGCCTCAGCGGCCACAGGCGGCGTACGTATTGATGAAGTTGCCAATAATCATCTAACCTATCGCTTTGTCTTAGGCGGTTCGGTACTAGACACCAAATAA
- a CDS encoding S-layer homology domain-containing protein: MKKIAALTLTTALVSSLTFSSAFAFTDVEEGQAAAITALQDRGIVSGIDKDHFVPKGKISYAQTVQMIVKGMNLNMDTLRFIKQPLASDTYTNIPNDAWYAEAFIIAHYNGMNIPKDVNPNATITREQFGEMLVRALEKKGNFPLVKMFIPIKDEDQITVEYQGALQRLLLYKITQLDNDGKFNPKAELTRGEAAGWIYNAIRFLDTHIQKPAPIEDVAVSVEKVNDDVNKVTLSRGQKPNAGYSIAIQNVHFDQNGQAVISYILQDPKPDTMYAEVITEAKAVTYISSAYKAVAEPAAVK; the protein is encoded by the coding sequence ATGAAAAAGATAGCAGCTTTAACTTTGACAACAGCTCTAGTTAGCAGTTTGACTTTTAGCAGTGCCTTCGCTTTTACGGATGTAGAGGAAGGACAAGCTGCAGCAATCACTGCTCTGCAAGATCGCGGAATCGTGAGCGGTATTGATAAGGATCATTTCGTACCAAAAGGAAAGATTAGTTATGCCCAAACCGTTCAGATGATTGTAAAAGGCATGAATTTAAACATGGATACATTGCGTTTTATTAAACAGCCTTTAGCTTCTGACACTTACACCAACATTCCGAATGATGCTTGGTATGCGGAGGCCTTTATCATAGCACACTACAATGGTATGAACATTCCGAAGGATGTAAACCCGAACGCTACGATTACTCGTGAACAATTTGGGGAAATGCTCGTACGAGCTTTGGAAAAGAAGGGCAATTTTCCGTTGGTGAAAATGTTTATTCCGATCAAAGATGAAGATCAGATCACAGTTGAATATCAAGGGGCTTTACAGCGATTGCTGCTTTATAAAATTACACAATTAGACAACGATGGCAAGTTTAATCCTAAAGCTGAACTTACTCGTGGAGAAGCTGCAGGCTGGATCTATAATGCGATTCGTTTCTTGGATACACATATCCAAAAACCGGCACCTATCGAAGATGTAGCTGTATCTGTGGAGAAAGTAAATGACGATGTGAACAAGGTTACCTTATCAAGAGGTCAAAAACCGAATGCAGGTTACAGTATTGCGATTCAAAATGTTCACTTTGACCAGAACGGTCAAGCGGTGATTTCGTATATCCTGCAAGATCCAAAACCGGACACGATGTATGCGGAAGTGATCACGGAGGCGAAAGCCGTAACGTACATTTCCTCAGCGTATAAAGCAGTAGCAGAACCAGCTGCTGTGAAATAA
- a CDS encoding Ger(x)C family spore germination protein: MKKSLLVLSIIVFLIPIWTGCVQKRILEELGLIVIVGYDPFENDRIKGTALLHQIDPEAKEKVQVVVTTGNTSKGIRNAQNREVSKRVVSGQLRIAMYNEKLAQSGILTFTDTLSRDSAISDTMFVTISKGSTENIITHRFPEISNIGTYLYKMIRQNIQGEQILSCTLHEFIHDVYSVGKDPVLPIVERNGDEIAMHNTAMFQNDRMVGGLSVDESFVLKLIRDRYRAGALELILDTEPFQQFNSGIQSDKINIVIENISSSSKIKLIDPSIPSFSVRISINARVQEISNELNLGDQKVVHALENEIVKELVRRANHLIAKTQAVQSDPIGFGEVFQSKVRHANLTDEKWREMYTKAKVRVDIKATMVRSGVIE, from the coding sequence ATGAAGAAATCCCTGCTAGTTCTGTCGATTATCGTATTCCTTATTCCTATCTGGACAGGATGTGTGCAAAAGAGGATTTTGGAAGAATTAGGACTTATCGTCATTGTGGGTTATGATCCTTTTGAAAATGACCGCATCAAGGGAACAGCGCTGCTTCATCAAATCGATCCGGAAGCGAAAGAAAAGGTTCAGGTTGTTGTTACAACTGGTAACACAAGCAAAGGGATTCGAAATGCTCAAAACCGTGAAGTCTCTAAGCGTGTCGTTAGTGGACAGCTCCGAATAGCCATGTATAATGAGAAATTAGCCCAGAGTGGGATCTTAACTTTTACCGATACACTCTCAAGAGACTCTGCCATTTCGGATACGATGTTTGTAACGATCAGTAAAGGGAGTACGGAGAATATCATCACGCATCGATTTCCGGAAATAAGCAATATCGGAACCTACCTCTATAAAATGATCCGTCAAAATATTCAAGGAGAACAAATCCTCTCATGCACGCTTCATGAGTTTATTCATGACGTTTATTCAGTAGGAAAAGACCCGGTTCTCCCTATAGTTGAGCGTAATGGCGACGAAATCGCAATGCATAATACGGCAATGTTTCAGAATGATAGGATGGTAGGAGGGCTTTCGGTAGACGAGTCTTTTGTGTTAAAACTTATTCGAGATCGTTACAGAGCCGGTGCTTTGGAGCTAATCTTGGATACGGAACCCTTTCAACAATTTAATTCTGGTATTCAGTCAGATAAAATTAATATTGTGATCGAAAATATTTCAAGTTCCAGTAAAATTAAGTTAATAGACCCCTCAATTCCGTCATTTTCTGTCCGCATATCTATAAATGCCAGAGTTCAAGAGATTTCAAACGAATTGAATTTAGGAGATCAAAAGGTCGTTCATGCCCTTGAAAACGAGATTGTTAAGGAATTGGTCCGACGTGCGAATCATCTTATTGCCAAAACCCAAGCGGTTCAATCGGATCCGATTGGGTTTGGTGAAGTTTTCCAATCCAAGGTGCGACATGCCAATCTGACAGATGAGAAGTGGAGGGAGATGTATACCAAAGCCAAGGTTCGAGTGGACATCAAGGCAACCATGGTTCGCTCAGGTGTGATTGAGTAA
- a CDS encoding class I SAM-dependent methyltransferase, with translation MDNRIKIIRDEERKYHEACYDNYKLFEEGSWLSKPVKTVMETLTHFKSKENLTVLDLGCGVGRNCIPIAELLKERQTGKIVCVDIIESALQKLAAYSEQNGVRAYIEPKLSDIGDYFIEENHFDYIIAVSALEHVESVPKFTQVLERMARGTKENGINCVIMSTNIREIDVKSGIELEPLMELNLTTNDAKQLLSSAYPDWEIIYTTLKQLEFNIERNGHEILLKSDCLTYVVRK, from the coding sequence ATGGATAATAGGATCAAAATCATTAGAGATGAAGAGCGGAAATATCATGAAGCTTGTTATGATAACTACAAATTATTTGAAGAGGGATCATGGCTTTCAAAACCTGTAAAAACAGTGATGGAAACATTAACTCATTTTAAATCCAAAGAAAATCTCACTGTATTAGATTTAGGTTGCGGAGTGGGCAGAAACTGTATTCCAATTGCTGAATTATTAAAGGAGCGCCAGACGGGAAAAATTGTTTGTGTGGATATTATTGAATCTGCACTTCAGAAATTAGCAGCTTATAGTGAACAGAATGGTGTTCGTGCATACATAGAACCCAAGTTATCTGATATTGGAGACTATTTCATTGAAGAAAATCATTTTGATTACATCATTGCGGTTTCTGCATTAGAACATGTGGAATCCGTCCCGAAATTTACACAAGTCTTAGAGAGAATGGCACGAGGAACGAAAGAGAACGGGATTAATTGCGTTATTATGAGCACTAACATTCGAGAAATAGATGTAAAATCAGGAATCGAACTAGAACCATTGATGGAACTTAACTTAACAACAAATGATGCGAAACAATTATTATCATCGGCGTATCCAGATTGGGAAATAATCTATACTACTTTAAAGCAGTTGGAGTTCAACATTGAGAGAAACGGGCACGAAATTCTGCTCAAGAGTGATTGTTTGACGTATGTCGTTCGAAAATAA
- a CDS encoding rod shape-determining protein translates to MLKRLEELFGVDLGTCNTLIYQQKKGIVLSEPSVVAIQTDTGEIKAFGKEAYDMIGRTPANVEVIYPLKDGVIANFDMTLAMLKYFIGKIKRGYQWFRSFQVLISVPCGITNVQKRAVEEMIVHKGARRSITIEEPLAAAMGAGLPVAEPIGSMVLDIGGGTSQVAIISLGGIVVSESVRRGGMSIDQDIIEYVKKTYNMAIGERTAEEIKKNVAAVVRPMNEVKMDVRGRDLVEGLPRMISISSKEIFEIMDDFIKSIIDCIRLAMEKCPPELAGDVMEQGILLCGGGALLQGLDKRLQQDIGVPVHLAEHPMECIAQGTGKMLNFNGAIIERSEKIVTEDRESVL, encoded by the coding sequence ATGTTAAAGAGATTGGAAGAACTGTTTGGAGTAGATCTGGGCACCTGTAACACACTTATTTATCAACAAAAAAAGGGGATTGTATTGTCAGAGCCGTCTGTCGTCGCCATTCAAACGGATACGGGGGAAATTAAAGCTTTTGGCAAGGAAGCCTATGACATGATTGGGAGAACTCCAGCTAATGTGGAGGTCATCTATCCCTTAAAGGATGGGGTTATAGCGAATTTCGATATGACCTTAGCGATGCTGAAATATTTTATTGGCAAAATAAAAAGAGGTTATCAATGGTTTCGCAGCTTCCAAGTGTTGATTTCAGTGCCTTGTGGAATTACGAATGTGCAAAAGCGTGCCGTCGAAGAAATGATTGTACATAAAGGAGCAAGGAGATCAATCACGATCGAGGAGCCGCTGGCTGCAGCTATGGGCGCCGGGCTTCCTGTTGCAGAGCCAATTGGTAGTATGGTCCTTGATATCGGCGGAGGGACAAGCCAAGTAGCCATCATTTCTCTGGGTGGAATTGTAGTAAGCGAGTCGGTTCGCCGTGGAGGCATGTCGATAGATCAAGATATCATTGAGTATGTGAAGAAAACGTATAATATGGCTATTGGAGAACGGACTGCGGAGGAAATCAAGAAGAACGTCGCTGCCGTTGTCAGGCCTATGAATGAAGTGAAGATGGATGTAAGAGGGCGTGACCTTGTGGAGGGCTTGCCAAGGATGATTTCGATCTCATCGAAGGAAATTTTCGAGATTATGGATGATTTTATTAAATCCATTATAGATTGTATTCGACTCGCGATGGAGAAGTGCCCGCCGGAACTTGCCGGGGATGTGATGGAGCAGGGTATTCTGCTGTGCGGGGGAGGCGCATTATTGCAAGGATTAGATAAGCGACTTCAGCAGGACATAGGAGTACCCGTTCATCTCGCAGAGCACCCGATGGAATGTATTGCTCAAGGTACAGGTAAAATGCTAAACTTCAATGGGGCGATAATTGAGCGGTCTGAAAAGATTGTGACAGAAGATCGAGAAAGCGTCCTGTAA
- a CDS encoding response regulator transcription factor — MKIIIADDHPMFRSGVRNLLRTTEDLEVVGEASTGDEALKLAEQCQPDLILMDIRMPGLNGIEATRLIKEKFPNIEVLILTMFRDDQSVFTAMRVGAKGYVLKDADEVELMQSIRMVGNGGAVFSSDIAGRMMHYFSAPKLVDTLEHPALAELSKREMEILERIAEGETNAQIATRLHISSKTVANNVSTILNKLQVVDRNEARRLLKESREG; from the coding sequence ATGAAGATCATAATCGCTGATGACCATCCGATGTTTCGCAGCGGAGTCAGAAATTTGCTTAGAACGACCGAGGATTTGGAAGTTGTCGGAGAAGCTTCCACTGGCGATGAGGCTTTGAAGCTGGCTGAACAATGCCAACCTGACTTGATTTTGATGGATATTCGCATGCCCGGACTGAACGGAATCGAGGCTACACGGTTGATTAAAGAGAAATTCCCGAATATCGAGGTACTAATCCTTACAATGTTCCGCGATGATCAGTCGGTCTTTACCGCCATGCGTGTAGGGGCTAAGGGATACGTGCTGAAGGACGCGGACGAAGTTGAGTTGATGCAGTCCATCCGCATGGTTGGCAATGGCGGAGCTGTTTTCAGCTCGGATATTGCGGGACGGATGATGCATTACTTTTCAGCACCCAAGCTGGTGGACACCTTGGAACACCCTGCGTTGGCTGAGCTGTCCAAGCGGGAGATGGAGATATTGGAGCGAATCGCTGAAGGTGAAACCAATGCTCAAATCGCCACACGCTTGCATATCAGTTCCAAGACCGTTGCCAACAATGTATCTACGATACTGAACAAGCTTCAAGTTGTAGATCGGAACGAGGCTAGGCGGCTTTTAAAGGAATCACGGGAGGGTTGA
- a CDS encoding GrpB family protein, giving the protein MEDQWKIAEYNSEWRALFDEIGLKLRDSLGKVAVRIDHVGSTSIVGMDAKPIIDIQISVVKLDDDASYRSIIEEIGFILRKENPDKTKKYFREQPGNRRTHIHVRETGSFSEQKTLLFRDYLRQHPQDCLRYAQEKHRLMHLFTNDRTKYVEGKGPVVWEILQRAHSWSQEIGWKPGKSDM; this is encoded by the coding sequence ATGGAGGATCAATGGAAAATTGCGGAGTATAATTCAGAATGGAGAGCCCTTTTTGATGAGATTGGCTTAAAATTAAGGGACTCTTTAGGCAAAGTGGCCGTTCGTATTGATCATGTTGGATCCACATCAATTGTTGGTATGGATGCTAAGCCGATCATTGATATTCAGATCTCCGTTGTTAAATTGGATGATGATGCTAGTTATAGATCTATAATTGAAGAAATTGGCTTTATATTAAGGAAAGAGAATCCTGACAAAACCAAAAAGTATTTTCGAGAGCAGCCAGGAAACAGAAGAACACATATACATGTAAGAGAGACGGGAAGTTTTTCAGAACAAAAAACGTTGCTATTCAGGGATTACTTGCGACAGCATCCACAAGATTGTTTGAGATATGCGCAGGAAAAACATCGATTGATGCATTTATTTACAAATGATCGAACCAAGTATGTTGAAGGCAAAGGGCCAGTCGTTTGGGAGATATTACAGAGGGCTCATAGTTGGTCTCAAGAAATTGGATGGAAACCAGGGAAATCTGATATGTGA
- a CDS encoding VOC family protein — translation MGRVVLFEMNSQDPERAASFYSSVFGWKIAEPNWGYHPVTTGNDDKPGINGGISKGPSDFPHGIRIQIEVDNIDEALTKSVESGAQVVRGKMEFDDFYLAYLVDPVGNGIGLIQNMKNKFL, via the coding sequence TTGGGCCGTGTTGTATTATTTGAAATGAATAGTCAAGATCCGGAACGTGCTGCAAGTTTTTATTCGTCTGTTTTTGGTTGGAAGATTGCAGAGCCTAACTGGGGATATCACCCTGTGACAACAGGTAATGATGATAAACCTGGAATTAATGGCGGTATTTCTAAGGGACCCAGTGATTTTCCACATGGAATAAGAATTCAAATCGAAGTTGACAACATCGATGAGGCACTTACTAAATCCGTTGAATCGGGAGCACAAGTTGTTAGGGGTAAAATGGAATTTGATGATTTCTATCTAGCCTATTTAGTAGATCCAGTAGGGAATGGGATCGGTTTAATACAAAATATGAAAAATAAATTTCTATAA
- a CDS encoding spore germination protein, giving the protein MNNYIPADIIELEQLLEEALNENPNLIAKYIMIGQQTAAIYYIETLVDQDLLQRDIIQPLLTLVDVPSISETDRFPIAGIVKVKDVQSVVEKLLLGWVYLHSDDSKFNFLLNVYKSPNRSFSKAEIESQVFGPQIAFNEILRSNIALLQMYLPSPNLCQENLEVGVEIKTQVAMFYIKNLTDNELVKRVRDRINSLEIDGMVSSAQLVQFIEDNKFTIFPQFVMTERIDRTSYSLSEGKIVLFVSGSPFAIICPSTMMDFFTSPEDHQARWNMATFFRLLRVGAMVLSLLFTPVYVAALTFHYEIIPSAMVVPLAESRTRVPFPPLMEALFLEITIELLREAGARLPTKIGQTIGIVGGIVIGQAAVQAGFTSNILIIIVALGTLSSFITPIYLMGITIRIIRYPIIILAGYYGGIGIMIGICFLMIHLLRLTSLGQPYLYPLYPFRKGDMKDSILRLPFPFLRERSMYIRGDDTYRFEEQETATTHGDIDE; this is encoded by the coding sequence ATGAACAACTACATACCTGCGGATATTATCGAGTTGGAACAACTGCTCGAAGAGGCTCTTAATGAAAATCCCAATTTAATTGCCAAATATATCATGATTGGACAACAAACGGCTGCCATCTATTACATAGAGACGCTAGTTGACCAAGATTTGCTTCAAAGAGATATTATTCAACCTTTATTAACTTTAGTCGATGTACCTTCAATAAGTGAAACAGACCGATTTCCCATCGCAGGGATTGTTAAGGTTAAAGATGTTCAGTCTGTTGTGGAGAAATTATTGCTTGGGTGGGTATATTTACATTCCGACGATAGCAAATTCAATTTTCTGCTGAATGTATACAAATCTCCTAATCGGAGCTTTTCAAAAGCTGAAATTGAAAGCCAAGTATTTGGCCCACAGATCGCCTTCAACGAAATATTAAGGTCCAACATTGCTTTGCTCCAGATGTACCTGCCGAGTCCAAACTTATGTCAGGAGAACTTGGAAGTTGGAGTGGAAATCAAGACACAAGTGGCGATGTTTTATATCAAAAATCTTACAGATAATGAGCTCGTTAAACGAGTGCGCGACAGGATCAATAGTCTTGAGATAGATGGTATGGTATCCAGTGCACAACTCGTACAGTTCATAGAGGATAATAAATTTACGATCTTCCCACAGTTTGTAATGACCGAACGTATAGATCGTACATCGTATTCCCTATCAGAGGGGAAAATTGTGTTGTTTGTTTCCGGAAGTCCGTTTGCCATTATATGCCCATCGACGATGATGGATTTCTTCACTTCTCCGGAAGACCATCAAGCTCGGTGGAATATGGCTACCTTCTTCCGGCTTTTGCGGGTTGGAGCCATGGTTTTATCTTTATTATTCACACCTGTCTATGTAGCTGCATTAACGTTTCATTATGAAATCATTCCTTCCGCCATGGTCGTGCCGCTAGCTGAATCTCGAACGCGAGTACCATTTCCCCCATTAATGGAAGCTTTATTTCTAGAAATTACGATCGAACTGCTTCGTGAAGCAGGCGCAAGACTTCCAACCAAGATTGGTCAAACCATCGGTATCGTAGGTGGTATAGTCATCGGACAAGCAGCCGTACAGGCAGGATTTACTAGCAATATTCTCATCATTATTGTAGCTCTAGGAACGTTGTCATCGTTTATAACGCCGATTTATCTAATGGGTATTACAATTCGTATCATCCGGTATCCAATCATTATACTTGCAGGCTATTATGGAGGAATTGGGATCATGATTGGTATTTGCTTTTTGATGATTCACCTTCTTCGTTTAACAAGTCTAGGACAACCTTATTTGTATCCCCTCTATCCGTTTCGAAAAGGGGACATGAAAGATAGCATTTTGAGATTGCCTTTCCCTTTTTTGCGCGAACGCTCCATGTATATTCGTGGCGATGATACCTACAGGTTTGAGGAACAAGAGACGGCGACTACTCACGGAGATATTGACGAATAA
- a CDS encoding MFS transporter — MNKTKLLREPAKRKLLFSAGISWLFDAMDVGIISFIVAALAVEWKLGAQQIGLLAAINSIGMAVGALLAGSLADRYGRRMVLLGTLIIFSAASGLSALATSFVILCILRFVTGVGLGGELPVASTLVSESFPVNERGRAVVLLESFWACGWIVAALIAYFVIPTYGWRMAFVIGALPALYALYLRRSIQDSPRYTELRSRKLSFRQRVASVWSSKHRRSTLTLWILWFTVVFSYYGMFLWLPTVMVLKGFGLVKSFQYVLIMTLAQLPGYFTAAYLIEKFGRKFVLVTYLLLTAASAIWFSSAETEGMLIAAGVSLSFFNLGAWGAMYAYTPELYPTEVRSTGVGLAASFGRVGGIIGPYLVGLLVANNKAISSIFMVFFVAIVFGALVLLFFGKETKNTDPDYTADKS, encoded by the coding sequence GTGAATAAAACTAAGTTGTTGCGTGAACCAGCGAAACGAAAGCTGCTTTTCAGTGCTGGCATTAGCTGGTTGTTCGACGCTATGGATGTAGGGATTATCTCGTTTATTGTGGCTGCGTTAGCAGTCGAGTGGAAGTTAGGCGCACAGCAGATTGGTCTGCTGGCAGCCATTAATTCGATCGGAATGGCCGTCGGGGCTTTACTAGCTGGCTCCCTTGCTGATCGATACGGACGTCGGATGGTATTGCTTGGAACACTTATTATATTCTCTGCTGCAAGCGGACTCTCTGCACTTGCCACTAGCTTTGTTATCCTTTGTATCTTGCGATTCGTTACTGGAGTAGGTCTTGGCGGGGAACTTCCTGTTGCGTCAACTCTTGTGTCTGAGTCGTTTCCTGTTAATGAAAGGGGACGTGCAGTCGTTCTGCTTGAAAGCTTCTGGGCGTGTGGGTGGATTGTCGCGGCGCTAATTGCTTACTTCGTCATTCCTACTTATGGTTGGCGTATGGCCTTTGTTATCGGTGCGCTGCCGGCTTTATATGCTTTATACCTCAGACGATCGATACAAGATTCACCTCGATATACCGAGCTGCGCAGCCGGAAATTGTCATTCCGTCAGCGTGTAGCCTCCGTATGGTCATCTAAACATCGAAGATCCACCTTAACACTTTGGATCTTGTGGTTCACAGTGGTATTTTCCTATTACGGCATGTTTCTTTGGCTTCCAACTGTCATGGTACTTAAGGGTTTTGGTCTCGTGAAAAGCTTTCAATATGTATTGATTATGACGTTGGCACAGCTTCCAGGTTATTTTACCGCTGCTTATTTGATTGAGAAATTCGGGCGTAAGTTTGTGCTCGTCACCTATTTGCTGCTGACTGCTGCAAGCGCAATATGGTTTAGCAGTGCTGAAACGGAAGGGATGTTGATAGCGGCGGGTGTTAGCTTATCATTTTTTAATCTTGGTGCATGGGGAGCCATGTATGCTTACACACCTGAGTTGTACCCGACTGAAGTACGCTCTACGGGTGTAGGGCTTGCCGCATCTTTTGGACGTGTTGGCGGTATTATTGGTCCGTACCTTGTAGGTTTGCTTGTGGCAAATAATAAAGCAATTAGTTCCATTTTTATGGTGTTCTTCGTAGCGATTGTCTTCGGAGCACTGGTTTTATTGTTTTTTGGCAAAGAAACAAAAAATACGGATCCAGATTATACTGCAGATAAAAGCTAA